Part of the Rhizophagus irregularis chromosome 11, complete sequence genome, attttacttaaaaatattagagttttaaaattttataaatgtgaaaatattgataatttacatacttggataaaaaatttgaaaaaacttgaaatatttgaaattactgTTGGTAATAGAAGAATTTCTGAAATTagtttaattcaattaattcaatcattttcaaatatttttaatcaattaattataattgatgatcatgaaaaatgtgattttactaaattatttaaattgattccaatttatttacaaaattctttaaCTCATTTAGAACTtccaaagatttttttatctgaattaatccctatatttaaatcatgtaataaacttatttatattagtgtaattttgataaataatgaattacaaGATGAAGATTTGGAAATTTTAGGTGATTTTGTTCctaaaactttaaaaagatttaaattaaaaggaattcaatcaaaattatcaatGAATTTATTCTTAGAagcttatataaaaaatggtggtacattaaaatatttggaacTTGAATATCTTAATGTTTTtagtaaaaatcatattaatgtTAATGAACAATTTGGTGTTCAAATCATTGAGTATCATTAGATGATCATTGTGTGGTGTGTGgttttatctttataattattatcgtatatatatatatattttttaatactatattagaagacattatatttttatattatattagaaaaacattttttttaaataaatcaataattttttagtacaaaatattctttgaaattattaagtgGTTCGTTAACATTTGCAATTCATTCTTTGGGCGGACCAAGACTGGTCCTTCTAAGGTAAGTGAGGGATGCATCTTCTTCACAAGTGTGTGCATTATTTAGCAAGTTTTCATTTTGATCATCAAGACTTCATTAAAATAACCATCTACAGCAGGCGCAACTGGAATATCTTGATCTAGATATATACCGATGCACTATATTGGATTGGTAGGCTTTGCTTTCCCTCAAAAGAAACTAGAAAATCAAAaacgatttttattaattagttcatttattaataaaattatctttttttacatttttatactAGATCGCGTCAAGGTAAATGCTCACTATGTCGTaagtgatttatttattaaaactataaaattaacaaaatgtGTAAACTAAATACTAAactcaaataattatttattatggtgCGTCAATATAGGTTCttaaatgagattttttttatcgtggcatatttcacaaaaataatgaatttaaaagaattcttttttttaactcaTCGATCTCATTGACTGGAATGACTCAGGACTAATTCAGGACCTGGGTTGTCTGGTCCTTGGGTTTGGACAACGTACCTCCTTATTCTTGAATGGGTTCTcttattctttatattcagTAAGTTTGAATGATTTCATACAAATGAGGGAAAGGCTCTCTAAAACATAACTTTACGTACACTTGAATAAATCtttcttaatttttagtaatggATTTTGGACAAGtttggatatatatataaaaatatccaaaaaCTGACTATTGTAACTTGTAAGCATTCTGTAATTTTTTggtcttttaatttatttgagttttatttttatgaatttaaatccctttgattattactaatatttaataagttgGATTATACTAGATATCAATATACGATTGTGAAGTAGTCATTTCAAGATCAGAGATTGTAACTTGGATCAGCgtttagaaaagaaaattagaatCCTTCAATGGCGTCGATTGAAATCTCCATATATGGGCAATTGggcaattattatttcttttgttcaaAAGTTCTCCAATTTGATCCTATTATCaaagcttttaaatttttaatatccctattatttttaatttacttctTGTAGTTGATCACCGTTAATTAATCCCCTAATAAGTGACAAACTGTTTAATCTGTCATCAGTAGAATTTCAAATATCACttgcaatattaaatttacaaatatgtaaaatgggcaaatttatgaaattatttgaatatacaaGTATgtgaaatacaaaattaataatgaataaatgagCAAAGTTGTTAATGAAATCAATCGAAACTCTGATGCTCTAAATGTTTTCAAAAAATCGTACGCGAAAATGTGCGTTAAATTACATGAATGTGTTTGACAGTTACGTGTTGAAACTATATGTAATATCACAAGATGGTGATGTTCTCTATTTTTTTGCCACGTACTACCACCCACGTACCGTGGGTAGGGATGGAAATCGGTTCGTCGATTCTAATTCGGTTCCACATCGGATctaatagataaaaatatgAGCTACGTGCAACACAAGTAGAGCATGATGATGATCAAtcagaaaaattttgattggtcTTCAAATGATAGTTGGTGTGTGATCGTCACTCAATTTGAATCGGTTCTTGAAGTCAGTTCGAAATCGGTTCGAAGTTCATAACGGTTTTCATGGTTAAAAGAAGTTTTAAGCTCAAGAGATCCagaatctttttaaatttaagatcagTTCCAGAATCGACTCGAGTCGACTCATTTTGGGGTTGGTACGAAATCCTGAAACTCGAAATCCTGAAGGTACATTATCCGACACTTTGTAATtctgaaattcaaaatatcgaaatgaaaaatcttgaaatttattaataaaagaaagaaaattaatattataggGTGTCAGGATTATAAAATTCGGGATATAAAATTTGGGATTATGACAATTTGGGATTATGATAATTCGGATTTAGAGTACCTTTGGGATTTCGCGAGTTTTGGGATTTTGGACGGATCTCCTCATTTTGAATCGATTCCATCTCTAACCGAGGGACAGATCACAGAAAACAGAAAATTTAGGTTTCTTGATGCAGACAACATCAAACCTTAAAATAAACAGAAGTCTCAGCTCTAAGTAGACCAAAAGAATCATAAGGAGAAGAAAGATGAAGAGAAAATCCATTCGGCAAATGCCGTAGCAGAAAGTTGAAGACTAAGAAAGCACATGACATTATTGTTGATTGCTATATATGGTAAATTGGAATTTGGTGATACCGAAATATTATGGCGATATAATTAGGGATAAGGAACGACTCGCTCGCTCGCGTTCCGGTTCTGAACCGATACTATTGAACGGACCGACTTGAGCCGCTTGAACTGAGTCAGTtcatatcaaaaatttatcagaACCGATTCGGAACCGAAAGTACTGAATCGAAAGGAGTAATGCCGGATTGAAATGAATTATACCACCGTAATGCTGAATTGCCGAAATGAATTACAgttaatcattattaaaattataaattttcaaatagaGTATCAAATCTGCATTATGGTAATTCCCAAATTTGTGCAATTTGGCATTACGTCAACTTACCAATTCAGCATTACAGCAATCAGATCTGGTGTAATATCAGCATTACATAGTGTACTGTATTGCCGAATTAATTCACCATCATCATGACATGCTGTCTTCGTTAGAACTAtcctaaaatttattagtcaAAATTAGAAGGAAAATGAACGGTAGTTATGTTAGCTGACTGAGAGATGTGCCATCGTATTTGGGTTGGCTGATAATTTTGGTTTCTTTTATCGATTTtgtagttaaattttttttttagttgccAGTTATTTAATATGGGAAATAGAACAACGTCTTTCATTATATGAGTATGCTGTTCTACAGGAATTATCAGAGATCTCATACGTCTAGAcctttctaaaaaaagaagaatttgttgaaagaaacaaattaaaaaaaatgtgactGACCCACGAAAATCCTACGGTTTTTGACACTTTTGGCTCATTTTGTTAGGGCTTTGTGATATTCTTCATCTAGAAGACAAAAAGTTAGCaatgttttgttaaaaaaaattaaaacaattaaacaaaAGTTGATTCTTTACCGAGATCCTATATGTTCAGACCTGAAAACAAgctgtctaaaaaaaagataaaaatgaagCGTTAGTCCGGTttcctataaataaaaacaaattataaaatattagttttgaaaaaaaaattgcctggagtaaaaaaaaaaattaaaaaaaattaattgtccCCACGTTATGACCTGAAGAAAAGTCGCCTAAAAAAAGAGACAACCCGACccgaaacattaataaatgtttcgTTGAGTAATAATTCAAACCACCCCTCTTATCAAATCCATGTAGAATGGACCTTCACCGTATACTTCTGATACCCAATAAGtcatctaaaaaaagagaaataaaacgAAACATTAATAGACATTTCGTTATAACATTTTGTTGACACACAAAAAGAATAAGAGAAGGATGGATAGGACAAGGAGAAAGAACGAGTGGAGGGGAGAAGGGAAACCCGAGCAGAAGTGAAAGCAAGAAGTGAAAGAGTGGATAAAGAGAAGGGAAAAAATTTCGttgaaaattaaaagtttgaaaaagTATCTTATCTTATTGAGAAGTAAAGTTACagtgaataaaaaaagtttaaaaaagtttattttttagtaaaatataaatagggGCTTTTCCACCCGAAATCATACGtatcttaatataatttaaactatacGTATGTAAATTTAGTACAGGCCGAAATTCatttcaaataatgataaattgtaaatttagcataaagttaaattttcgCCCTTGTAAAGTAGTTAagtattcattaaaaaaatatgcaaatttaagttatttaaatacttATCTCTGTAAAGAAATAAGTGttcattaaaaagaatatgcaaatttaaattatttaaattttcatacaGTATAAAGTTCCTATAAAGTAGTTAATTTGccatcaaatattatttaatagattaaaaaaatatcttgaattaattttttcgacTAATTTTCAATTCATATTACTACTTTTTTAAGATccatatgataattttttacgatttgaaaatattaaatatttattacttaaattcATTCGATTATTTTGcgaaatcacaaaatttatcgTCACGTGATCATTCAAAATTGATGCGATTGAGTAACTGCTTGGGTAGCAAATCacaaagtttatatatttaaatttaaataaaacgatttattattatactattaagtcaaaatctttataataataataataataatttaatagttaaaaaatttcaaatatgttTAAGTCAAACATAATACTATACttaataacataataaaatatacatgcgtagaactaataaaataatgttattattttatgattagtATATAAGcgatatatatacagtaattaaCAAGGACATTGCAAACAACCACAGTCATAGCAGGATTGGCGAAAGCCATAATCACATGCTCCACCTTGTGGATTGCATTCATAGACACGAGTAATGTTGCAATTAGGATCAACAAAGTCACCtaagaaaagaaaatcaaaataagacaaaaaaaaatgaaatcaagcATCGAAGACAATTCAATCATTATTTACCACCGCAGTATTGGCCTTGCGGTCTGCCACCATCGCATGTACAAGAAGTAGAAACGCAACTAGCGGAGGTGTTAAAGACGAAGAAGGACAAAAGACTCAAgataaaaagatgataaatagTTCCGTTCATTttcattgtaatttttttgttgttttctTTGGcaagtttaattttataacgATTTATTAATGTGGTCAGTactcttatttatattaaattcagaAAGTTCGATTTTCTTGACATTATGAATGACCCTTTTTGTGTACTCCGTTAACCAAATGACcatctaaaatttcataaaacaatcttcttttttgatttcgtAAAGCTAAGCTCGATCAACAAAAAGTCCTTTATCATAGAAAGGAG contains:
- a CDS encoding uncharacterized protein (SECRETED:cutsite_TSA-SC; SECRETED:prob_0.8076); SECRETED:SignalP(1-25), with protein sequence MKMNGTIYHLFILSLLSFFVFNTSASCVSTSCTCDGGRPQGQYCGGDFVDPNCNITRVYECNPQGGACDYGFRQSCYDCGCLQCPC